In a single window of the Clarias gariepinus isolate MV-2021 ecotype Netherlands chromosome 16, CGAR_prim_01v2, whole genome shotgun sequence genome:
- the si:ch211-195b15.8 gene encoding protein phosphatase Slingshot homolog 3, whose product MMVFQSERAPLSRILPQLYLGAESDVTQDCLSARGISYVLSVSRCCPQPSFLPQSQYLRIPIDDSLRDDLLPWIPQALRFIDAALSLGCSVIVHCAAGISRSPALAVAYIMYSLRMDLDHAYRFVKERRPTISPNFNFLGQLQLFQHTLPLKSTDSNPHTQQPIPSPDTCMQSVSSSASAGITTQDGCDVINGHRADIKAESVTVQPEFTLSLSDKLRTLTLSPECVEVQRRACTHLETHSQTHAPTPKKPTHLHIQSISEKRKSLTLSLTPLGPAAPARADQQRATAHTGSSQNKSCSSPSAHKGETGDHGKEPKPAMSRGTSMTRCSRTQKRRSEEKSGSPAPHRVKEEQAQVRSGLQRRERGRRTVQAHTPSLCVSTRRQQEATGGDLSGCAVEAVEMMDGDQSLVSPINLTINRLLGWGERMLLGVLLGPHIKVGHAALPYRC is encoded by the exons ATGATGGTGTTCCAGTCAGAACGAGCGCCGCTGTCCCGCATCCTGCCGCAGCTTTACCTGGGAGCAGAGAGTGACGTCACACAG GACTGTCTGTCAGCTCGGGGGATTTCGTACGTGCTGAGCGTGAGCCGCTGCTGCCCCCAGCCCTCGTTCCTGCCCCAGTCTCAGTACCTGCGCATCCCCATAGATGACTCTCTGCGGGACGACCTGCTGCCGTGGATCCCTCAGGCTCTGCGCTTCATcg ACGCCGCCTTGTCTCTCGGCTGCTCCGTCATCGTCCACTGCGCCGCGGGGATTTCCCGCTCTCCGGCTCTTGCCGTGGCTTACATCATGTACAGTCTGAGGATGGACCTGGACCACGCTTACAG GTTTGTGAAAGAGCGCAGACCCACGATTTCCCCAAACTTTAACTTCCTGGGTCAGCTCCAGCTCTTCCAGCACACACTCCCTTTGAAGAGCACCGACAGCAACCCCCACACCCAGCAGCCAATCCCATCACCCGACACATGCATGCAGTCGGTCAGTAGCAGCGCGTCTGCAGGGATTACCACACAGGACGGTTGCGATGTCATTAACGGACACCGCGCCGACATCAAAGCCGAAAGCGTCACGGTCCAGCCCGAGTTTACTTTGTCTCTCTCCGACAAGCTCAGAACTCTGACTCTCAGCCCAGAGTGTGTAGAGGTGCAGAGACGAGCCTGCACTCACTTGGAAACACACTCTCAAACACACGCACCCACGCCAAAGAAACCCACACACCTTCACATCCAGTCCATctcagaaaagagaaaaagcctCACCCTGTCTCTGACGCCGCTCGGCCCCGCCGCACCAGCACGTGCTGACCAGCAGAGGGCGACAGCACACACCGGCTCGAGTCAGAACAAGTCCTGCAGTTCTCCTTCTGCCCacaagggggagacaggagacCATGGGAAAGAACCAAAGCCTGCCATGAGCAGAGGAACATCAATGACAAGATGCAGCAGGACACAGAAGAGAAGGAGCGAGGAGAAGAGCGGCTCTCCTGCCCCTCACAGGGTGAAAGAGGAGCAAGCGCAGGTGAGGTCAGGGCTGCAGAGACGAGAGCGGGGCAGGAGGACGGTGCAGGCGCACACCCCGAGCCTGTGCGTTTCCACTCGTCGCCAGCAGGAGGCGACAGGAGGAGATCTCTCGGGCTGCGCGGTGGAGGCCGTGGAGATGATGGACGGAGATCAGAGTCTGGTGTCGCCCATCAACCTCACCATCAACAGACTGCTGGGCTGGGGCGAGCGCATGTTGCTCGGGGTTCTGCTCGGCCCGCACATCAAGGTGGGCCACGCCGCGCTGCCGTACAGgtgctga
- the prrg2 gene encoding transmembrane gamma-carboxyglutamic acid protein 2: MLGFTELCFGLMSVFHLTLARCINNNDRNVFLHETSADSFLSRSLLYNKWDFELVTPGNIERECMEEICSYEEAREVYEDDQKTAAFWKTYTHSHESSSHVDVAGLVAGILGAVVFAIIMLVLGCYCYKRKSKTVRRGGSVPVRMAADGRQAPETVPLANIAAPGLPSYNEALNHSGQHDAPPPPYTGVEPSEASEPTAPQPEE, from the exons ATGCTGGGGTTTACAGAACTCTGCTTTGGTCTGATGTCTGTGTTCCACCTGACGTTAGCACGATGCATCAACAACAACGACAGGAACG TGTTTCTTCATGAGACCTCAGCAGACTCGTTCCTGTCGCGCTCGCTGCTCTACAACAAGTGGGACTTCGAGCTGGTGACTCCAGGGAACATAGAGCGAGAGTGTATGGAGGAGATCTGCTCTTACGAAGAGGCCAGAGAGGTGTACGAGGACGACCAAAAGAcg GCAGCATTTTGGAAAACGTACACACACAGTCACG AGAGCTCCTCCCATGTGGACGTGGCCGGGCTGGTGGCTGGGATCTTGGGTGCTGTGGTTTTTGCCATCATCATGCTGGTGCTCGGCTGCTACTGCTACAAGAGAAAGAGCAAAACTGTAAGACGAGGGggcag TGTCCCAGTGAGAATGGCAGCAGACGGACGTCAAGCGCCGGAGACGGTTCCTCTGGCTAACATCGCTGCTCCGGGTTTACCCAGCTACAACGAGGCCCTGAACCACAGCGGGCAGCACGACGCACCTCCTCCTCCATACACAGG
- the rras gene encoding ras-related protein R-Ras has translation MSSDERFKLVVVGGGGVGKSALTIQFIQSYFVSDYDPTIEDSYTKICNVDGKETRLDILDTAGQEEFGAMREQYMRSGEGFLLVFALNDIGSYNEIQKFHTQILRVKDRDDFPMVLVGNKSDLEHHRAVSREEAMSFAKENRIHYMESSAKNRYNVDEAFLEVVRAIRKFQETESPPQLPNHPGKHKGGGCPCTIL, from the exons ATGTCGTCAGATGAGAGATTCAAGCTGGTGGTGGTGGGTGGAGGTGGTGTGGGCAAAAGCGCCCTCACTATTCAGTTCATCCAG tCGTACTTCGTGTCTGATTACGACCCGACCATCGAGGACTCGTACACCAAAATCTGCAACGTGGATGGGAAGGAGACCCGGTTAGACA ttCTGGACACGGCAGGTCAAGAAGAGTTTGGGGCGATGAGAGAGCAGTACATGCGATCAGGAGAAGGCTTCCTACTGGTGTTTGCTCTGAATGACATTGGAag CTACAACGAAATCCAGAAGTTTCACACTCAGATTCTGCGGGTAAAAGATCGAGATGATTTCCCCATGGTCCTCGTGGGCAACAAGTCTGACCTGGAGCATCATAGAGCG GTGTCAAGAGAGGAGGCCATGTCTTTTGCCAAAGAGAACCGGATCCACTATATGGAGTCATCAGCGAAGAACCGCTACAATGTGGACGAGGCTTTTCTGGAGGTGGTGCGAGCAATAAG AAAGTTCCAGGAGACGGAGAGTCCTCCTCAGCTCCCCAATCACCCTGGGAAGCACAAGGGCGGCGGGTGTCCCTGCACCATCCTCTGA